ttgTTTGGatcaatttacattatttttgttaaaattatactaaatttatatttatttctaatttaaaaaccttaatctaacttttttttctatttttcaggtatttttggaGGTTTTTTTGATAATTTTGGGTGTACCGTCGGTATGCCCTGGCGTATCGTCGGTATGCCTCAGTTGGCAGAGTGGATATGCTTCTCAAAGGGGAGCTATCTTGCTTTCATATGAAAAATAGATCTGTGATAGTCCTATTTTACCTCTCTGTTTTAGCCTTTTTTTTCTAGGTACAAGAGTCTTAGTAAAGGCTCAAATTCTGGTCTACAAGTGGTCTGCAGAGGAAACTGAATAATAAGCATATTTTTCTGGAAAAATATTGACACTCAACTCTTCAAGCTGATAACTTATGATTTGGGCATGCATTTCAGTAATATCTTGCATGATTTTTTGCATGCTGTATTGGGATAAATGACATAGCTGACTAAAagttaattcattccaatcaagtTATCATGGACTTAAAGTAATTTGGGAGGATCAGAAAATATGggttttttttaatttgttgaaAACTTAATTGGATGCTGAGGATCATGTCTAATTAAATAGCAGATTATGTTCAGTTTAGGTTTAAGGCTTATCTTCTTACAGTAACAATTTCTCATATTGGCATATTGCTTGCATGATATTGCTATTTATGATTGGATTTGCTACTAAATCTTGAAGTTGACTAAACTCATTTGATTAATTTACCTCCAGATTAAGTAGGTTATCTTTTATGCTAATGAAAATGAAGGGCAGACATGGCGGCTAAGAAATAGGTCAAGTACCAAATATATCTATCCAGATGGACGATATGCATATTGAACTTTGCTTATTTTTTGATTGTCTATAGATAAAAgacaaatataattaattacacCCTGGTAGTACTTGGTAAATATGTAGCTTTAATGGGAATTTTTAATTGAGGCTTCAACAAATATAATTAAAGAAAGCTGGTAATACTTGGTAAGTATGTAGCCTTAATAGGATTCtttaattaatctaaaatgaACGAACATTTTCCCAAGTAATAGCTCCGTAGTAGATTCTTGTGAGTTCTAAGTGGATATTGTGCCTACTTGATGAAAGAGGAAAGctgctttttattattattttggttcTCAGATATACCAACTTATTTGATGGAAGGCTTCAAATGTTTATCGTCTGCTAATCTAAATTTTAGACAGTACCAAGTTTCAGATCCTTTAGCTTCGACCCCTACAGAAGCTACCCTTTCAGTATTAATTTGGTATAGTTGCAGACTCCTTTTTTTCCATATCCTCCTTGCTTTAAATTTAGGTAGATATGAACAATAGTCTTAAGTGTTTGATGACATGTGGATAATCCTTTTTTTCCCAATTGAGTTATCAgcagttttgtttttttttttaactctttCTTAGCAGATATAGATATGCATTTGGATATACAGTCTGCACCATTTATATTTAATGATTGATATGGTTATGGAATGTGAAGATTGGCCGAGTCTTTTTCTTAAAAAAGACTTCTGACAAGCTTTTGGTTAAACTCTCTCATTTGATTATAGTTGCTGCGTGGATTGAAGTATATCCACTCTGCGAACATACTCCACAGAGATCTGAAACCTGGGAATCTTCTTGTTAATGCTAATTGTGAGCTCAAAATTTGTGATTTTGGTCTGGCTCGTACAAGTAGTGGGAAAGGCCAGTTCATGACCGAGTATGTCGTTACCCGCTGGTATCGGGCACCTGAGCTACTTCTCTGCTGTGATAACTATGATACCTCCATAGATGTTTGGTCAGTTGGATGCATCTTTGCTGAGCTGCTTGGACGAAAGCCCATCTTCCCAGGCACAGAATGCCTTAACCAACTTAAACTCATTGTCAATATACTTGGCACCATGAGTGATGCTGATATTGGCTTCATTGACAACCCAAAGGCTCGTAAATATATCAAATCCTTGCCATACACTCCTGGTGTTCCTCTTGGTAATCTATACCCAATGGCCAATCCTTTAGCCATTGATTTACTGCAGAAGATGCTTGTTTTTGATCCATCCAAGAGGATTAGTGTCACTGAGGCACTGGAGCACCCTTACATGTCACCTCTTTATGACCCCAGTGCCAATCCCCCAGCTGAGGTTCCTATCGATCTTGACATTGATGAAAATCTTGGAGAAGATTTGATCAGGGAGATGATCTGGAAGGAGATGCTTTACTATCATCCAGAAGCTTCTGCAAACACATAAGAATCTGTGCTTGTTATCAGAGCAAACTCCAGGCTTATAATTTATAAAAGTCCACTATTATTTTGTTGTGGCTGTTCTCTTGTTATGAGATATGTTCCAACAGTCTTTCCTGTAAATATTAATGTATCGTGTGCTAAGTGCATGTGGTGGGTGGTGTTCCTCATACTATATTAACACTTGTATGACTTGACTTTGCGATGCACTGCGAAGTTCACCATTCTTGATGATCCTAAAGCGCCCACATTAGATGTGGTACATATAATTGTTTGGTGGCCATTGATttcttgcagatttttaagtttCTGAAGTGTGTTCATCCTTCTGTTTCTAGATATGCTTCAGCATTTGGTTCAGAACTTATTTTGGATGGCTAATGTTGCATGGATGATAGTTTAGTCAGATTAAACTTGGTGCAATTTAGTGTTGACCATGTTTTGGCTGTATCATAATGAGAATGTTTAGTCTGCTGGTTCTGTTAATCTGTTTATATTTTCCTCGTTGGAGTACGTGCAGGATTTTGACTAGAGGCCACAAGAGGTTATGGATGCTCTACGGGCACCAATTGAGGTTACTACTTTCTTAAGAGTTCCATTTAAAGTAGGCGTCTTTGTTAAATAGTTATGCAATGACAATGTATGATAGACTACTTTTTCATCATTTAAGAAATGTTTTGGTTCTCAGTCTGCTGTTCACCTCTTGACCTTCATAATATCCATCTTCAGTGTGAATTTGATACGAGTTCAATGAGCTTCTATTTTCTCACTAGATGGAGTCAGGTCTCCTACAATATTTATTAGTCCCAGGCTTTTCAAGTTAGAATAGAATTAGATTTGCCTGAGAAATAATATAAGAATCAGATAATAATTGCAGTCCAATTGTGAGGAAAATAAGCACTGAAAGAGATTTTGGTTTTTTAGTCAGGAAGATAATTGCTTGATTATTATCCTATCTGACCATAGAGAACCTTTTGTGATGGCTTCATCAATCTTGCCATGCTTCTTTTTTATGACTGGCTTTGATTTTATGTCTTTGATGTCGACTGATTATGATATCTTCTCAACACTAATGGAGGTTGCCTGAAGTCAAATTTTGTTGGATGCCGAATCATGTTTGTATTATAAGCATAAGGTTGCTGTCAGCTACATGTAGATTCAACATTTTGTGTAGCCATATCTTTTGTTGAAAGTATCCAAATGAATCTTCTTCTTTTCTGGTTTAGATAGATTTAGGAGGTGTCACCAATCGTTCATTTGACTGTCTTCAGCGAAGGTACGCTAACCAAGCATCTCGTTGAAGCTAGATAAATTGTTTCTGATTCCAATTTttgaaatcttagattttgaGGTCATTAAATCTGAAATCTAGTGATGTTTAGTTCATCTGCTTCTTTTTATGCATGCATCAACGTGAGTGTTATTGTTTGTTCCTATTATGCTACTTCAATGCCTGGGTTGCACTTTCATGACTTGTATTTTTTTGAAGGATAAGACTGTGTATAGCGAAGGTTTAGGATCCATTTGGAGGCAAACCAAAGAGGATCTGTTAAATAGTGTGAGAGAGTAGTTTAACCTGAATGCCACTGAATAGATAAAGAATGTTCATGTTAGTCCAGTGACTCCTTTTTATCAGTCATGAAAAGGTGAATGTTTGTATCTgatatttctttttcttggtCCAGAACTGAAAGAAAAATATTCTTCGAGTGTCTGTATGCTACATTATTTTACATATCCTCACAAAACCTTCGTCACTAAGCCTTTgtcctcttcttttctctttgGAAATGGTGCATGGAGTACAGTGGCTTTTTGAGAGCAGATCCATGTAGGGTTGGGCAAAGGATAAAGCTGTGGTTGTCACTGCCCCATGTCTTGCACTGTGGGGCATATGATGGTCGCTGTTTGCAGTGGAAGATGAGGTGGAGATAGTAGTGGCTGATATAAggtgaaaaaaaaagagaggtctTAAGGAAAGATATTTCTTAATGTGGGACATTGGGAGGCCCTTCTTTTGAGGTGTGGCATCAAACCTTTTATGTGAAAGGATGCAAGTGAGACTTGATGTTATAAATTGTAGCTTTCTTTAAAATGATTTGGCCTTTGGTGAACAAGAGAAAAGGCCAAGGGTTTCAAGGTTTGGATCATCACAAATCCATGGAGCTTTATTCTTCTCATTAGCACAGACATGAATTGTCCATGCTGCAAGATAAAGAGTTCCAATTAGATACCAGATTGTTATTGGACAGAAAGAAAAGGTGGGAGGATAA
The DNA window shown above is from Musa acuminata AAA Group cultivar baxijiao chromosome BXJ2-4, Cavendish_Baxijiao_AAA, whole genome shotgun sequence and carries:
- the LOC135609853 gene encoding mitogen-activated protein kinase 4, which translates into the protein MAMLVDPPNGVGNQGKHYYSMWQTLFEIDTKYVPIKPIGRGAYGIVCSSINRETNEKVAIKKIHNVFDNRVDALRTLRELKLLRHIRHENVIALKDIMMPAHRRTFRDVYLVYELMDTDLHQIIKSSQALSNDHCQYFLFQLLRGLKYIHSANILHRDLKPGNLLVNANCELKICDFGLARTSSGKGQFMTEYVVTRWYRAPELLLCCDNYDTSIDVWSVGCIFAELLGRKPIFPGTECLNQLKLIVNILGTMSDADIGFIDNPKARKYIKSLPYTPGVPLGNLYPMANPLAIDLLQKMLVFDPSKRISVTEALEHPYMSPLYDPSANPPAEVPIDLDIDENLGEDLIREMIWKEMLYYHPEASANT